The Plectropomus leopardus isolate mb chromosome 7, YSFRI_Pleo_2.0, whole genome shotgun sequence genome window below encodes:
- the LOC121946056 gene encoding uncharacterized protein LOC121946056 isoform X2, with protein MLITAVKDKSVTVITVAADEKSMLPPLCQVPKTLGCSPMCRSVNKTVIRSSTVSVLGTIQIMVGLFNIGLGPGRTSLRPDDFASLGAAYWLGGVFIAVGLVSLIADQFPTFFLVFLAALVNIIGSAFAIFAIVMYVQDMASTTVARLCSDNWYNAGSMPRDDRCIYVAQGYLRLLVAMDITMIILAVQQLFVCITITVLAVRALIHWWKDESSRADEDDEPLLKDVLMTGPGA; from the exons ATGTTGATCACTGCTGTCAAAGACAAAAGTGTGACTGTGATCACTGTGGCTGCTGACGAGAAGAGCATGTTGCCTCCGCTGTGTCAAGTCCCCAAGACTCTTGGCTGCAGTCCGATGTGCCGCTCAGTCAACAAGACGGTGATACGGTCCAGTACAGTTTCAGTTCTTGGG aCCATCCAGATCATGGTGGGCCTGTTCAACATCGGACTCGGGCCAGGACGAACAAGTCTACGCCCTGATGATTTTGCCAGTTTGGGTGCTGCTTACTGGCTGGGTGGTGTG TTCATTGCAGTTGGACTCGTGTCCCTCATTGCCGACCAGTTTCCCACCTTTTTCTTG GTTTTCCTCGCTGCGTTGGTGAATATTATCGGATCTGcctttgccatttttgccatagtgaTGTATGTCCAGGACATGGCCAGTACCACGGTCGCCAGGCTGTGCAGCGATAACTGGTACAATGCTGGCAGCATGCCTAGAGATGACAGATGCATATATGTGGCGCAAGGTTACCTG CGTTTGTTGGTAGCCATGGACATCACTATGATCATTCTGGCTGTCCAGCAGCTGTTTGTCTGCATCACCATCACTGTTTTGGCCGTCAGGGCTCTGATTCACTGGTGGAAGGACGAG agcagcagagctgatGAAGATGACGAGCCGCTGTTGAAGGACGTCCTCATGACCGGTCCTGGTGCCTAA
- the LOC121946056 gene encoding uncharacterized protein LOC121946056 isoform X1 has translation MLITAVKDKSVTVITVAADEKSMLPPLCQVPKTLGCSPMCRSVNKTVIRSSTVSVLGTIQIMVGLFNIGLGPGRTSLRPDDFASLGAAYWLGGVFIAVGLVSLIADQFPTFFLVFLAALVNIIGSAFAIFAIVMYVQDMASTTVARLCSDNWYNAGSMPRDDRCIYVAQGYLRLLVAMDITMIILAVQQLFVCITITVLAVRALIHWWKDEQSSRADEDDEPLLKDVLMTGPGA, from the exons ATGTTGATCACTGCTGTCAAAGACAAAAGTGTGACTGTGATCACTGTGGCTGCTGACGAGAAGAGCATGTTGCCTCCGCTGTGTCAAGTCCCCAAGACTCTTGGCTGCAGTCCGATGTGCCGCTCAGTCAACAAGACGGTGATACGGTCCAGTACAGTTTCAGTTCTTGGG aCCATCCAGATCATGGTGGGCCTGTTCAACATCGGACTCGGGCCAGGACGAACAAGTCTACGCCCTGATGATTTTGCCAGTTTGGGTGCTGCTTACTGGCTGGGTGGTGTG TTCATTGCAGTTGGACTCGTGTCCCTCATTGCCGACCAGTTTCCCACCTTTTTCTTG GTTTTCCTCGCTGCGTTGGTGAATATTATCGGATCTGcctttgccatttttgccatagtgaTGTATGTCCAGGACATGGCCAGTACCACGGTCGCCAGGCTGTGCAGCGATAACTGGTACAATGCTGGCAGCATGCCTAGAGATGACAGATGCATATATGTGGCGCAAGGTTACCTG CGTTTGTTGGTAGCCATGGACATCACTATGATCATTCTGGCTGTCCAGCAGCTGTTTGTCTGCATCACCATCACTGTTTTGGCCGTCAGGGCTCTGATTCACTGGTGGAAGGACGAG cagagcagcagagctgatGAAGATGACGAGCCGCTGTTGAAGGACGTCCTCATGACCGGTCCTGGTGCCTAA
- the LOC121946056 gene encoding uncharacterized protein LOC121946056 isoform X3: MLITAVKDKSVTVITVAADEKSMLPPLCQVPKTLGCSPMCRSVNKTVIRSSTVSVLGTIQIMVGLFNIGLGPGRTSLRPDDFASLGAAYWLGGVFIAVGLVSLIADQFPTFFLVFLAALVNIIGSAFAIFAIVMYVQDMASTTVARLCSDNWYNAGSMPRDDRCIYVAQGYLQSSRADEDDEPLLKDVLMTGPGA; encoded by the exons ATGTTGATCACTGCTGTCAAAGACAAAAGTGTGACTGTGATCACTGTGGCTGCTGACGAGAAGAGCATGTTGCCTCCGCTGTGTCAAGTCCCCAAGACTCTTGGCTGCAGTCCGATGTGCCGCTCAGTCAACAAGACGGTGATACGGTCCAGTACAGTTTCAGTTCTTGGG aCCATCCAGATCATGGTGGGCCTGTTCAACATCGGACTCGGGCCAGGACGAACAAGTCTACGCCCTGATGATTTTGCCAGTTTGGGTGCTGCTTACTGGCTGGGTGGTGTG TTCATTGCAGTTGGACTCGTGTCCCTCATTGCCGACCAGTTTCCCACCTTTTTCTTG GTTTTCCTCGCTGCGTTGGTGAATATTATCGGATCTGcctttgccatttttgccatagtgaTGTATGTCCAGGACATGGCCAGTACCACGGTCGCCAGGCTGTGCAGCGATAACTGGTACAATGCTGGCAGCATGCCTAGAGATGACAGATGCATATATGTGGCGCAAGGTTACCTG cagagcagcagagctgatGAAGATGACGAGCCGCTGTTGAAGGACGTCCTCATGACCGGTCCTGGTGCCTAA
- the rpz4 gene encoding rapunzel 4, protein MENPLQKLVAEKKDMVETVMEVFEQGAEVVASIAGDLFPVFSIAAPIVKLALDNVESKEAAFMKDQFQKVRERLEVASEEIQRINDEIKKSGLNAVYFPVEENITNQFRKYMDILNAKPKFREVKKKLFLDHFAKTDGDKNLITLYNSVTGDNFCGESVLEITLNYEEKSRRPVEDFCARLKKLFCIGLIALLGHAALKGYDEEDALLKDWSERMKTVQEKMNAVIEDCIVSFPKQAETDIRRLVRDESNLTHQQLADAIIEKLQKKYDWVGWSVRIFRSPSGLFANKKDFHCPTGKSRFQVPTSDEKLNVWVSYSASPEPVDKNHIQQLIQSQKKLTVVGVAEFLFERLPGACVVHTVKTSKDLACSWSFKDELHYWEEHKNFYVCVHSA, encoded by the coding sequence TTTCCCCGTTTTCTCCATCGCTGCTCCGATTGTCAAACTGGCTCTGGACAATGTGGAGAGCAAGGAGGCGGCGTTCATGAAGGACCAGTTCCAGAAGGTGCGGGAGCGTCTGGAGGTGGCCTCGGAGGAGATTCAGCGCATCAACGACGAGATCAAGAAGAGCGGATTGAACGCCGTGTATTTCCCTGTGGAGGAGAACATCACCAACCAGTTCAGGAAGTACATGGACATCCTCAACGCCAAACCAAAGTTCAGGGAGGTCAAGAAGAAGCTTTTCTTGGACCATTTTGCCAAAACCGACGGTGACAAGAACCTCATCACGCTCTACAACTCTGTGACTGGAGATAACTTCTGTGGGGAGTCTGTGCTGGAGATCACTCTGAACTACGAGGAGAAAAGTCGCCGGCCGGTGGAGGATTTCTGCGCCAGGCTGAAGAAGCTCTTCTGCATCGGGCTCATCGCGTTGTTGGGCCACGCGGCTCTGAAGGGATATGACGAAGAGGACGCTCTTCTGAAAGACTGGTCTGAGAGGATGAAGACTGTCCAAGAGAAAATGAACGCCGTCATTGAAGACTGCATCGTCAGCTTCCCCAAACAGGCCGAGACGGACATCCGTCGACTGGTGAGAGACGAGTCAAACTTAACCCACCAGCAGCTAGCCGACGCTATCATAGAGAAACTACAGAAGAAGTATGACTGGGTGGGCTGGTCCGTGCGTATATTCAGGTCCCCTTCAGGCCTGTTCGCCAACAAGAAGGATTTCCACTGCCCGACAGGAAAGAGTCGCTTCCAGGTCCCTACGTCGGACGAGAAACTCAACGTGTGGGTGTCCTACAGCGCCTCGCCTGAGCCCGTGGACAAAAACCACATCCAGCAGCTGATCCAGAGTCAGAAGAAGCTCACGGTGGTGGGTGTCGCAGAGTTCCTGTTTGAGAGGCTGCCCGGTGCCTGCGTGGTCCACACGGTCAAAACCAGCAAGGACCTGGCCTGCTCCTGGAGCTTCAAAGATGAGCTGCACTACTGGGAGGAGCACAAAAATTTCTACGTCTGCGTTCACTCCGCTTGA